One part of the Polycyclovorans algicola TG408 genome encodes these proteins:
- a CDS encoding isovaleryl-CoA dehydrogenase, whose product MSTMNFDLGPDLDSLRDAVADFARREITPLAERTDRENAFPAPLWKKLGELGVLGITASPDVGGLGLGYLAHTVVMEEISRASGSIGLSYGAHSNLCVNQLDKNGNAAQKAKYLPKLISGEHVGALAMSEAGSGSDVVSMKLRADKRGDHYVLNGNKMWITNGPDADTLVVYAKTDTHAGPRGITAFIIEKGFAGFSTAQKLDKLGMRGSNTCELVFEDCEVPEENVLGAVGRGVNVLMSGLDYERVVLSGGPLGLMQACLDVVVPYVHERKQFGQAIGEFQLMQGKLADMYVGLNVSRAYVYAVAKACDRGETTRKDAAGAILYSAEKATWMAGQAIQALGGNGYINDYATGRLWRDAKLYEIGAGTSEIRRMLIGRELFGETG is encoded by the coding sequence ATGTCCACGATGAACTTTGACCTTGGCCCCGACCTCGACAGCCTGCGCGACGCTGTTGCCGACTTCGCCCGCCGCGAAATCACCCCGCTGGCCGAACGGACCGACCGCGAAAACGCCTTCCCCGCGCCGCTGTGGAAGAAGCTCGGCGAGCTGGGCGTGCTCGGCATCACCGCCAGCCCGGACGTCGGCGGCCTGGGCTTGGGGTATCTGGCCCACACGGTGGTGATGGAAGAAATCTCCCGCGCGTCGGGCAGCATCGGATTGTCCTACGGCGCGCACTCCAACCTGTGCGTGAACCAGCTCGACAAGAATGGCAACGCGGCACAAAAGGCCAAATACCTGCCCAAGCTGATCAGCGGCGAACACGTGGGCGCGCTGGCCATGAGCGAAGCAGGCTCGGGCTCCGACGTGGTCAGCATGAAGCTGCGCGCCGACAAGCGTGGCGATCATTACGTGCTCAACGGCAACAAGATGTGGATCACCAACGGGCCGGACGCCGACACGCTGGTCGTCTATGCCAAGACTGACACCCATGCCGGACCGCGCGGCATCACCGCCTTCATCATCGAAAAGGGCTTTGCCGGTTTCAGCACAGCGCAGAAGCTCGACAAGCTGGGCATGCGTGGCTCCAACACCTGCGAACTGGTTTTCGAAGACTGCGAAGTACCCGAAGAAAACGTGCTCGGCGCCGTGGGGCGTGGCGTCAACGTGCTGATGTCAGGTCTTGACTACGAGCGCGTGGTGCTCTCCGGCGGCCCGTTGGGACTAATGCAGGCCTGTCTGGACGTGGTGGTGCCCTACGTGCACGAGCGCAAACAGTTCGGCCAGGCCATCGGCGAATTCCAGCTCATGCAGGGCAAGCTCGCTGACATGTACGTAGGCCTCAATGTCAGCCGTGCCTATGTGTACGCGGTGGCCAAGGCCTGCGACCGTGGCGAGACCACCCGCAAGGATGCGGCGGGCGCGATTCTCTATTCCGCCGAAAAGGCCACGTGGATGGCCGGCCAGGCGATCCAGGCGCTGGGCGGCAACGGCTACATCAACGACTACGCCACCGGGCGGCTGTGGCGCGACGCCAAGCTGTACGAGATTGGCGCGGGCACGTCGGAGATACGGCGCATGTTGATCGGGCGGGAGCTGTTCGGGGAGACGGGCTGA
- a CDS encoding Txe/YoeB family addiction module toxin gives MSWRVVFTKQVQKDARNLGSAGMKDKAQSLLSVLAKNPLQTPPPYEKLVGDLAGAYSRRINIQHRLVYQIVEAEHTVKVLRMW, from the coding sequence GTGAGTTGGCGCGTCGTCTTTACCAAACAAGTCCAAAAAGACGCACGCAATCTCGGCTCTGCCGGTATGAAGGACAAGGCTCAGTCGCTCTTGTCCGTACTTGCCAAAAACCCGCTGCAAACCCCTCCACCATACGAAAAACTAGTCGGCGATCTAGCCGGTGCTTACTCCCGGCGCATCAATATTCAACATCGACTCGTTTACCAAATCGTTGAGGCTGAGCACACGGTGAAGGTCTTGCGGATGTGGTAG
- a CDS encoding type II toxin-antitoxin system Phd/YefM family antitoxin produces MSTTLTASEARANLYRLMDETAASHQPILISGKRHNAVLVAEEDWAAIQETLFLLSVPGMRESIKSGMAEPITSCAEEINW; encoded by the coding sequence ATGAGCACCACCCTGACCGCCAGCGAGGCCCGCGCCAATCTTTATCGTCTGATGGATGAGACGGCTGCGTCCCATCAACCCATCCTCATCTCAGGCAAGCGCCACAATGCGGTGCTCGTCGCGGAGGAGGACTGGGCCGCCATCCAGGAAACGCTGTTTCTGTTGTCGGTGCCCGGCATGCGCGAATCCATCAAGTCCGGCATGGCCGAACCGATCACGTCTTGTGCCGAAGAGATCAACTGGTGA